TTTTTTGGATCTATGCTATAATCAAACTGATCTTGAGTGTTCAGTTTCCTTGAAAATTCAATGATGGTAAAATTATTCCATTCCCTGCCTTTGAACTCTATTATATCGTTACTACCACCTAAAATGACATCTGGAATCTGCTTTTCTTCACCACTAAGTTTAAATCCATCATTTAAATAAACCATACTCTCCTTAACGTACCCAATTATAAAATCTGCTTCTGAACCATCAGTATTTACAGGGAACCCCAATGCAACACAGCCTTTTGTCCTTGCCATAATTTCAAAATAAATTGTATCATTAGATATATTCCAGTAAAGATAATAATTATCTGAAAGCTTCTTCTCGCTTTTACGCTTTAAAAATGTAGGTTCTTCAGCACCACATTTTATAAGAATAATCCAAACTAATACAGTAACTAATATTTTAATATGCAAAAACTTCAACACTTTAATCCTAGATGTATTGAAATATTAATAAAGTGATTGATCATCTTAATAACAACATCTTTTTTATATCCTGTACCCCGTTACAGATAATCTTATAAAAATAAACACCCGAGGGAACAGCCCTCCCAAAATTGTCTCTGCCATTCCAACGCAAAAAACTTAACCCACAATCCATTTCCCCATCATATAAATGGTTGATAATTTTCCCATCAAGTGAATAAATGACTACTTTTACTTTCTTTTTATCATTCAACACAATTGGTATATTAGTTACACTGTTAAATGGGTTGGGGAAATTCCTGTTCAAGAAAATCCCATCTTCAATATTTTGATAGATGTTTGAATGGATAAGTTCAAATTTTAAATATTCAAGGTTAAAACCACCTTTAACAAATAAAACTTTTAGCTCATATTGGCCTTCATCCAAATGAATACTATCAATAGTGATATCTCTCCATGCTTTCCACCCTCCAGTATTTTCAACCATTATATTAGAAGCAATCGGATTATCATCTAAATAAATATTCATTATGCCTGTATTGTTTGGGGATGCAACCCTTAATTTAAGACTGTATATACCAGATGTCACTATATCAATTGTGTATTTCAGCCATTCATTATCTTCAATCCATCCAACATTGTATTTTATACCATTTTCATCTTCAGATACCTCGATATCGACACCATCATTTCTAAATTCTCCACCACTATTCCATGCTACCCAATTTGGATAAGTTATCATTTGATAGTTTTTGTCACCATAGGCTATCCCATTCTGCCCCAGATCATAAAACACTGCAGGTATCAATCCAGGAACCCTTAAGTCAGCAAAAGGCTTATTTGTTTTTTTAAAATCCTTATCCAATAAAGCCGATACCACATCTTTTCGAAACTCACAGCTATCCATATCAAATTTTTTCGCTAAGGTAAAAAGTGCATTTTTAGCAAATTCTAAGGAAGGTTTTGAAGCATTCCCATTCCAGTAATCTATAATTCTTTGATAATCATCGGTCAATTTAACAGAGTAAATAACAGATGTAGCATCGATTTTCTTATAAGTCCACCAGTTCCAGCTAATACTGTTTTTCTCTGCAATACTGATTACCTCAGAGAACCAGTGATTGGAATTTTCACCGAACTCGCCAAGCCATAACGGTCTAAGATATTTTCTTCGCATTTCTATATATTGGTTAATGGTATTTGCGGCAGGATCACTCCAGTATTTATGGAACGCATAAGCCATATTTACATCAAATGGAACTTCAAGATTAGAAAAATCTGTAGCATACCAATTACCTTCTATAAATAATAGATGATTATCTCCGTTGCTTCTTATTTCATCTTTTATCTTTATGTATAAATTTCTCAATTCCGTTGTTGAAATACCCTGTGGTAAGACGGGTTCATTTAATAAGTCATATCCCGCTATCACTTTTTCGTTTTTATATCTTTCTGAAATAAAATCCCAAAAATCAATTGTTTTTTTCTTATTCTCTTCATATAACCATAATTCAGCTCTGCCTGGACTATCACTTATATTTCCATCATTTTGACCACCTGGAGCACAATGCAAATCCAGAATTAAATACAAACCATATTTTTTGCACCAAGTCAATAATGAATCAAGAATATGAATTCCTTCACTTTCGTAGCTAAATGATAAATTAGCATCCATAAAAAGATCATAATGAAGGGGTATTCTTATGGAATTAAATCCAAGCTCGGATATTCTCTTCACATCTTTTTCCTGTATATAATATTTTCTATATAATATGAAGAACTCTCTTGTATTTTCAACTCCTATCAACTCCTCTACCATTTCTCTAATGGAAGTAGGGGAACCATAACCTGGCATACGAAGCATGTATCCTTCTGGTACTAACCAACCACCCAATCCAATACCTCTAAACAGTATTTCATTCCCTGATGTATCCAAAAATACAAATCCAGCTGCTTTTACATAATCAGATGAAAACAAATTTACTATCGTCGTATTAATAACTAAGACAAGTATTAATAATTTTAACCTAGAACTACCTCTTAACATTATCATACCATTTAATATTTACTACTTTAAATAAGTTACCTTTTTCTTAACTATACCATTATTTGACTTAACCCTTATCATATATACCCCGGAATTTAATCTCTTACCAAATCTGTCTTTGCCATCGAAACGAAGAATATACTCACCGGAGCACAAATAGTTATTATACATTTTATTAACTATCCTTCCATATAGATCAAATATCGAAATCTCAAAATTACCTCCAGATTTCACTCCAACTGCTATATTTAAACTTTCATTAAATGGATTGGGATATACATTTAATAATTCAAATTCAATTTCTTTTATATTGCTTTCTTTTATCCTGTTATATCCAACATCTTCGGATGTCGTCAGGCATAATATCATATAACCATCTTTAAATACTACGTTCTCAGGTATGAAATCACAATTATTACCATAAAATGTATGTGTAGCTTTCTGCCATCTATCACTATCGAAATAATCAAAGTCATCTTTCCATTTGAATTTAAAATTTTTCCCCATTCCATAGTCACCATTTTCGGGATCATACTCATAATATTTAACCCAATCATATACGGCGTACTTAGGCAAAATCGAATCATCAAATTGACCAACCCAATTCTTATCTGTAGACTGCCATAAATTCATCATTATCTTCTGAGGTTTATTTAATTCCGCTATATGTTGACCTACTTGTATGTGCTTAGATATATCATCTATATACCATGCAACATAATTAGGCATCCATTCGATTGCATATATGTGAAAATCTTCGCTCGGATCAAAGTTCACTGTAACCAATTCAACATGGTTTATTCTTCCAGGTGTTATTGTATTGAACTGGACTTTATTATTATATTTCCCCAGAATTTCAATATCAATTTCATTCCAATCCATTTCATCTTTTACATTATCGTGATATGTGAAAAATGACGAGACTATGCCTGACCCAGATGCAGATTTAAATCGGACTTCAAATCTACCATATAGAAAGGACTCTTTTGTTCTTAACTCTCCACCTTTGTAAGGCTTAGGGTATACTAAAGATATACACACAAGACACAGTGTAAACTTAATTTGCCATTTTCTTCCCATAATCCAACCTATTATAAGTTGTTAATACTGGAAAGTTAGGAACTACCACAGGATATGGAAGTCCTGTTTGTAATACTGACATATCAACTCTAGTAAGCTTTATATTTTCCAGTATATAGGTATTTATCTCTATTTCATTTTCATACTTTTTAATCAAACTTAAAAAATAGGGATTAAGAACAGTATCAATTATTGAAATGTAATCCTGTTTAAAATCATCTAACAAATTCTTCTTATTTAAAATTCTATTTCTTTGATCTATAGCTAGCAGATTGTCTTTCCACATTTGAACGTTGTGATTCACACTTTCTATCCTGTCATATCCTCGTCTATATGCATCTTGAGTTATGTAATAATCTCTGACTAGATCTACAATTGCATATTTTAGCTGTTCTAAATATTCTGAGTTTTTAAATCTTCTTTTTCTAAAAACTAAGGGATGCTTTTCAAGTAGCTCTTTAAATTCCTTCACAGTCCATGCCCTGTTATCGATATTAAATAATGGTTCATCTATAATGTCGTCAAACAGACCTTGTATACTGTCCGGTGCCGCCTTAACTTCCAAATCCCACAGTGCTCTATTTAGCTCACTTTTTTTATCTATATTTAGATATAAATCGGACACTCTCTGGGCTATTGTAAGAAATATGTCCCTATTAAATTCAATTCTTTTCCCTTGCATTATTCTTTTAACTATCTGGCTATAATGTTTATCTGCTTTATATAACTTAAGGAACCTTTCAACTTCCTGCATATGAGCCGCTCTTGATCTTTCATCAATAGGAATAGTAGTAGTCCAGCCCATAACTCTAAATATTATGAAGCTTCTGTAGGAAATTCTTATAGGTCCAATAATTTCACCCTTGTTATATTTTCTTGAATAAATTTTAAAAATTACATCTGGATCAGTTACCATGTTCAATTCTAATTCCATATATGGGATGGAATCACCTCTTAGATGATCATAAAATACTCTTTCAAAAATTTCATTATTTATAGTGCCATACCCAATCAATTCATTGAAAACAGCAGTATCCGTAAATGTATAATAGTTCAACTTATATTTTCTTAAACTATTTTCGTAAAAATCGTTTAATTCTTCTTTAGTGAGTTTAATTCTACTATAGGATAAAAGATAATAGTGCCATTGCCTCATTGCCTGCTCTTTCCTGCCTGTCAAATAATTATTAAAATTTGAGTTGGTTAAGAGTGGTGATTTACTCTTCTCTGCCTCAATGGCATACAACTTTTCGGCAATCAAAGTATTCAATATTATTTTTTTATGTATATAATAGTCTCCCCTACAATACGCAGGGCGAGGAGTATACTCTGCACGTCTTATGAATTCATTCTTAGTAATGACCCTGTTACCAATCCTGGCTATTATTGAATCCTGACTTATTTCAGGAAATTTTTTACTACAACAAGTTGTAATGACACCAATTACAAATAAAGTAGAGACAACAATTTTTCTTATAATCATATAGTATCACAGGTTAAAATGAAAATTTAACAGTATATACATTATATTTACCAAGAATGTTCATATCCCTATATGCATAATCAACCAAAAGAAAAGTATTTCTGGGCATTCTTATCCTCAACCCAAAACCAGAAGTTAATCCATATACTGAATACGGCATAAATATCCCTTTATATCCTGCTCTTAAAAATATACTACCAATTCTAAATATTTTGAGTTCATATTGAGTTCCTATATTAATGTATTCAGCATTATTATTGGGATGAATAGCATCTGCTGCAATTATTAAATTATGGTAACTTGACACTATGGGTCTATATGAAATACCAATCCTGGAAATTAATGGTAATTCCCAGCTCTCAGTATCAAATTTACCCTGCGCATCCCCGTAATTACCCGCTTCATCAGGCAAAATATCAATTGTATTCAGAAGGTCAATTCCATCATACTTCATTTTAGTTCCATAATTTGAAATACTCATTCCTATATTTAGTCCATCTTCCCTTTCCCCTGATAAACTAAAAAATCCTGTATTTACAATGGCACCCAGATCCAGAGCGACAGAATTGCCTATACAATGCCATATTTGTGATGAAATTAATTTAGCAGTAGCCCCGAAAGAAAACCAAGTAGCGAGTTTACGAGCATAAGACAAACCTATTGCATATTCATTTGCAGTATAAACCTCTCCTGTTCCATCTTCATATTTCACGGTGGTTACGGGTATATCGCCATAATTTATCTGAGTTGCTGCAAGTGCAAAGGTACCCAATAAAGGCAAATTAACAGCGCCCGCCACAAAGATGATATCGATATCAACTAACCATGGTTGATAACAAAAGATTGCCTCTCTTCCAGTGAGAAATGCAAGCCCCGCAGGATTCCAATAAATTGAGGATACATCATTTCCTACACTAACATATGCGTCACCCATCCCCACTGCAGAGCTTGCCATACCTATCTCAAGAAAATTAGCCGCAGTAGTACCTACACGGTGTGGTTTTTGTTGAGGCAACAACGAACAAATGAATATGAAAATTATTAAAATTGCTCTCTTTATTCTCATAATTACACCCTTATTTTATTACTGCGAACTTACCCATAACTTCATCACCTGTTTCCTCTGCTTTTATATAATATATATACATACCAGCAGCTATTTCTAATCCCTCTCTTGTTAACATATCCCAGACATATACGCCCTTTTCAATTGGATTATTAACGTGTATCTCATCAACCAAAACACCGCTTACAGTAAATATCTTTATTGTACATTTTGCAGGGATATTTTTAAACATCAATCTTCTGGGTTGATTAAGGTAAGGATTTGCAACAGCAGGTTCAATTTCATTCGTACAAATATATGGATTAGGTACAATTTTCACGTCTTTTAGATTGTTTGCAAGCTCTTCTCTATCGATTGTGTCAGTAGCAGTAATTGAGAAGTAAAGAGAATCGGTTTTCCAGAATGGTCTTTTAAATGTAACTCTATATACACCATTATTAGGTGGTACAGTACTATTTAGAAAATCGATAACAAATATTGTTCCTGCCCAGTCTCCGTTCTTATTTAGTGCACCAACAAGGATTTTATCTTCATTTATTTCAAACAGACCATCTTCATTCACATCTTGAATTAATATATCCATCCTCTCATAGTTTCCTGTGGAATCCTTAAAAAGAATATTATAAACAGTAAA
The Candidatus Neomarinimicrobiota bacterium DNA segment above includes these coding regions:
- a CDS encoding cellulase family glycosylhydrolase, yielding MLRGSSRLKLLILVLVINTTIVNLFSSDYVKAAGFVFLDTSGNEILFRGIGLGGWLVPEGYMLRMPGYGSPTSIREMVEELIGVENTREFFILYRKYYIQEKDVKRISELGFNSIRIPLHYDLFMDANLSFSYESEGIHILDSLLTWCKKYGLYLILDLHCAPGGQNDGNISDSPGRAELWLYEENKKKTIDFWDFISERYKNEKVIAGYDLLNEPVLPQGISTTELRNLYIKIKDEIRSNGDNHLLFIEGNWYATDFSNLEVPFDVNMAYAFHKYWSDPAANTINQYIEMRRKYLRPLWLGEFGENSNHWFSEVISIAEKNSISWNWWTYKKIDATSVIYSVKLTDDYQRIIDYWNGNASKPSLEFAKNALFTLAKKFDMDSCEFRKDVVSALLDKDFKKTNKPFADLRVPGLIPAVFYDLGQNGIAYGDKNYQMITYPNWVAWNSGGEFRNDGVDIEVSEDENGIKYNVGWIEDNEWLKYTIDIVTSGIYSLKLRVASPNNTGIMNIYLDDNPIASNIMVENTGGWKAWRDITIDSIHLDEGQYELKVLFVKGGFNLEYLKFELIHSNIYQNIEDGIFLNRNFPNPFNSVTNIPIVLNDKKKVKVVIYSLDGKIINHLYDGEMDCGLSFLRWNGRDNFGRAVPSGVYFYKIICNGVQDIKKMLLLR
- a CDS encoding family 16 glycosylhydrolase, coding for MGRKWQIKFTLCLVCISLVYPKPYKGGELRTKESFLYGRFEVRFKSASGSGIVSSFFTYHDNVKDEMDWNEIDIEILGKYNNKVQFNTITPGRINHVELVTVNFDPSEDFHIYAIEWMPNYVAWYIDDISKHIQVGQHIAELNKPQKIMMNLWQSTDKNWVGQFDDSILPKYAVYDWVKYYEYDPENGDYGMGKNFKFKWKDDFDYFDSDRWQKATHTFYGNNCDFIPENVVFKDGYMILCLTTSEDVGYNRIKESNIKEIEFELLNVYPNPFNESLNIAVGVKSGGNFEISIFDLYGRIVNKMYNNYLCSGEYILRFDGKDRFGKRLNSGVYMIRVKSNNGIVKKKVTYLK
- a CDS encoding PorV/PorQ family protein, which codes for MRIKRAILIIFIFICSLLPQQKPHRVGTTAANFLEIGMASSAVGMGDAYVSVGNDVSSIYWNPAGLAFLTGREAIFCYQPWLVDIDIIFVAGAVNLPLLGTFALAATQINYGDIPVTTVKYEDGTGEVYTANEYAIGLSYARKLATWFSFGATAKLISSQIWHCIGNSVALDLGAIVNTGFFSLSGEREDGLNIGMSISNYGTKMKYDGIDLLNTIDILPDEAGNYGDAQGKFDTESWELPLISRIGISYRPIVSSYHNLIIAADAIHPNNNAEYINIGTQYELKIFRIGSIFLRAGYKGIFMPYSVYGLTSGFGLRIRMPRNTFLLVDYAYRDMNILGKYNVYTVKFSF